Proteins encoded in a region of the Rutidosis leptorrhynchoides isolate AG116_Rl617_1_P2 chromosome 9, CSIRO_AGI_Rlap_v1, whole genome shotgun sequence genome:
- the LOC139868949 gene encoding probably inactive leucine-rich repeat receptor-like protein kinase At5g48380 — protein sequence MTEFFAGETLIAIARSCLGFLKVLLDNIHGFATCRTDSQLTGLLVDISATQLSEVKDAWSWSISNDGNFQVSITIRYIDSTRPIGGSTSTVWDNCIPRKPTFLDHIFLESQYEIHKRRVTLQMLIILTTCCAISNASESDISCLRSIRESLEDPHNDLVSWDFGDFVGVDFSNINGDYKVLNIRLSGMGLRGPFPVGIKNCTSLTGLDLSGPIPRSIAKCSSINVLKLDHNQLTGQIPQELSTLYRIKEFNVAENKLWGPVPPFPNVNISANYYSGNSGLCGRPLKRCMHVDIFFIGFAVGFPLSTILTMFCYFSGLSISDLINKLKTRKRYLVTVSPEIPITEESCSQDTEVTAMKKFICRLTLVKLEMATNNFDVRKVIGYGNMGIMYKAVFPNGLMLAVKRLHKFEKEFLLEIEILGKLRHTNILPLLSFYFEQDKKFLIYKYMCNGTLHQWLNSRQQVEGKKMGWTLRFRIALGIAGGLAWLHHNNVMRVAHLKINSKCILLDDKFEPKISNFGKSQILMNTSGMPSSCLDSLVPDSSPSPYNEDIYCFGILLLEIAGAKEPSKWINSSREVNVIIDEGLMGQGFDEEIYEIIGLAERCIRTQKDGVKNMLQVYQAMCAISLSRNKISVNL from the exons ATGACTGAATTTTTCGCCGGAGAAACCTTAATCGCCATCGCCAGGAGCTGTTTAGGGTTTTTGAAGGTTTTGCTCGATAACATTCATGGTTTTGCTAC TTGTCGTACAGATTCACAACTTACGGGGTTGTTGGTTGACATAAGTGCTACGCAGCTTTCGGAGGTTAAAGATGCATGGTCTTGGTCTATTTCCAACGACGGAAATTTCCAAGTGTCGATAACCATAAGGTATATTGATAGTACTAGGCCTATTGGTGGTTCGACAAGTACGGTGTGGGATAATTGTATTCCACGTAAG CCCACTTTCCTTGACCATATTTTTCTTGAAAGTCAATATGAGATCCACAAAAGACGTGTAACACTTCAG ATGCTAATCATACTAACAACTTGCTGTGCTATTAGCAATGCAAGTGAGTCAGATATCAGTTGCCTAAGATCCATCCGGGAGTCACTGGAAGATCCACATAATGATTTAGTTTCGTGGGATTTTGGTGACTTTGTTGGTGTCGATTTCTCGAATATTAATGGTGATTACAAAGTTTTGAATATTCGGTTATCAGGCATGGGACTCAGAGGACCTTTTCCAGTGGGCATTAAAAATTGCACCAGCCTCACTGGATTAGATCTCTCTG GTCCAATTCCACGTAGCATTGCAAAATGCAGTAGCATCAATGTTCTGAAGCTTGACCACAACCAACTGACGGGCCAAATCCCTCAAGAATTGAGTACACTGTATCGTATCAAGGAATTTAATGTCGCTGAAAACAAACTGTGGGGACCAGTACCCCCTTTTCCGAATGTAAATATATCTGCAAATTACTATTCAGGAAACTCAGGGCTATGCGGACGTCCATTGAAACGTTGTATGCATGTAGATATATTTTTCATAGGGTTTGCGGTTGGATTTCCTCTTTCTACTATCTTAACTATGTTCTGTTATTTTTCTGGACTGTCTATAAGCGACTTGATCAACAAATTAAAGACAAGGAAGCGTTACTTGGTTACAGTATCCCCCGAGATACCAATTACAGAAGAAAGTTGCAGCCAAGATACAGAG GTAACTGCAATGAAGAAATTCATATGTCGACTGACTTTGGTGAAACTTGAAATGGCTACCAATAACTTTGACGTTAGAAAGGTAATTGGCTACGGAAACATGGGAATCATGTATAAGGCTGTGTTTCCAAACGGTTTGATGCTTGCCGTAAAGCGGCTCCATAAGTTTGAGAAAGAGTTCTTACTAGAAATCGAAATTTTAGGGAAATTAAGGCACACAAATATACTCCCACTACTTAGTTTCTATTTTGAACAGGATAAAAAGTTCCTAATATACAAATACATGTGTAACGGGACCCTCCATCAATGGTTGAATTCAAGGCAACAAGTAGAGGGTAAGAAGATGGGATGGACATTGAGGTTTAGGATCGCATTAGGGATAGCAGGAGGACTGGCATGGCTGCATCACAATAACGTCATGCGTGTAGCCCATCTTAAAATCAACTCAAAATGTATCTTACTAGATGATAAATTTGAGCCAAAAATATCAAATTTTGGCAAATCACAAATATTGATGAATACAAGCGGCATGCCATCAAGTTGCCTCGACTCTTTAGTTCCAGATTCTAGTCCAAGTCCTTACAATGAGGATATTTATTGCTTTGGGATATTGTTGCTTGAAATAGCTGGTGCAAAAGAACCTTCAAAATGGATCAATTCGAGCCGAGAAGTAAACGTAATTATTGATGAAGGCTTAATGGGACAAGGATTTGATGAGGAAATATACGAAATAATTGGATTGGCGGAAAGATGCATTCGAACACAAAAGGATGGAGTAAAAAACATGTTGCAAGTGTATCAAGCGATGTGTGCCATTTCATTATCAAGAAACAAAATTTCTGTAAATTTATGA